A window of Gorilla gorilla gorilla isolate KB3781 chromosome 5, NHGRI_mGorGor1-v2.1_pri, whole genome shotgun sequence genomic DNA:
tattattttttttttttgagacagtcttgccctgtcgcccaggctggagtgcagtggcgtgatctcagctcactgcaacctcttcctcccgggttcaagcaattatcttgcctcagcctcccaagtagctggattacaagcatgtgccaccacgccctgctcatttttttgtatttttagtagacatggggtttcaccatattggccaggctggtcttgaactcctgaccttgtgatctgcccacttctgcctaccaaagtgctgggattacaggcgtgagccaccccacccagccaacctttgaatttttaaaaggggTCTAGCAGGCTTTTTGGCTCTCAGCTCAGAGGAGGCCAAGGTGCACCTTTCTTCAGCGGTCCAGAATCTGGGTTCATCCGACACCAGCCACCTCCACCATGTGGCCGAAGTTCGACCCCACCGAGATCAAAGTCGTATACCTGAGGTGCACTGGGGGTGAAGTCGGTGCCATGTCTGCGCTGGGCCCCAAGATCGGCCCCCTggacctgtctccaaaaaagtcTGGTGATGACATTGCCAAGGCAATGGGTGACTGGAAGGGCCTGAGGATTACAGTGAAACTGACCATTGAGAACAGACAGGCCCAGATTGAGGTGGtgccttctgcctctgccctgaTCATCAAAGCCCTTAAGGAACCaccaagagacagaaagaaacagaaaaacattcaaCACAATGGGAATATCACTTTTGATGAGATCGTCAACGTTGCTCCACAGATGCGGCACCGATCTTTAGCCAGAGATCTCACTGGAACCATTAAAGAGATCCTGGGGACTGCCCAGTCTGTGGGCTGCAATGTTGATGGCCGCCACCCTCATGACATCATAGATGACATCAACAGTGGTGCTGTGGAATGCCCAGCTAGTTaagcacaaaggaaaatatttcaataaaggaTCAtttgacaaacaaaacaaaaataaaaggtctagtgacacacacacacgcacgcgcacGTGCATGTTTTTACTGGCATAATCTAATGTCCCTGGGCCACATGGGTTGCCTTTGAGAGGGGAAGCAGCTAGGAAACAAGTCTGTGAAAGAAACTTTATTTTACATACCCTCCTGTGCCCTTAGAATTTTAACTGTGTGAGTGGGTtgcctatttaaaataaaatgaaaataaaactaaaagaaaccgttttgaaataaattaaggCCAGGAGtggtaactcacgcctgtaatcccagcactttgggaggttgagatgggcagatcacctgaggtcaggagtttgagaccagcctggccaacatggtgaaaccccgtctctactgaaaatacaaaattagccaagcgtggtgacgagtgcctgtaatcccagctagttgggaggctgaggcaggagaattgcttgaacccaggaggcagaggttgcagtgagctgaaatggcgtcattgcactccagcctgggcgacaagagcgaaactccatctcaaaaaaaaagaaagaaaagaaaagaaagaaagaaagaaggaagggagggagggagggagagagggagagagggagggaaggaagggaagacacCTCCCTAGTTCAGCACGCGGCCCCATCGTGCGTTCCTTTCCCAGTGTCCATCTCTCTCCGTTGAACCAGGCCTGTGGTGAGTCTCCCCCTCAGAGGGGCCTCCCCAGAGAGCTTCTATGGCATTCCCACCTCCCTAAGGCCTGCAGCATAACCAACTCCCAGGTGAGGTGGATGAGGCTGGTCATACACCACCCTTTGCGTAGGGAGGGTCTAGAGCTCTGAATGCTCTGTGATGAGGCTCACGGGCTAAGCATCATCAGGTCTGGAGAAGCTGCCCTGGTCCAGAAAAGAGGAGGGGATGCAACAGTGGAGGTTCTGCCAGAGAGCGAGGCACATCTCTCACTGATCTGACCTGGGCCCCTCAGCCCCTGGTTTCCATCCCCACCCACCACTGTTCTGGGGGCAGCACAGACTGGCTTCCCCAGCCACCTGCACCGAAGAAAGGCCCAGACAGTAGTGGGACAAAACGGCACCCCATGAGGGCCCAAGGGGTGAGTGTGGAACAcgggctgggatgcagtggcctAGACTTCACAGCTAAAGAAACGCCTTTCCTCTTTCTCACAGGCTAATGGTGGCTCGTGGCTGCGGGCCATCAGCCCTCCCTGAAAATTCAGAAGCCAAACCAAACCTCCTTCAGCCAACAAAACCAGACAGTGTCTGACACAGCCTCTTTCTCTCCGTAAAAAGCAGACGTCTTGGATCCAGGTGTGGCAGGACCACCTGCTCTGGCGGAAGGCCAGTGGCCCTCCAGTGGGGGTCTCCTCACCCACCCAGGACAAGAACTGACCTGAGAACCTAGAAATCAAGCTGCTAACACCTCCACCGCACCCCTCGCCCCAGGGGACAAGGTAGTTTTCCAGGCCACACACGTGGGTTTCCCTGATGAGGCATTTTTCTGTATGACAAAACCCTGCTCTTGGCCACTGCCAGAGAGAAATGAATGTGGACTGTGGTGTGAGGGAAGCCAGCAGGTTTGTTCCCCTCAGggctgccaccacccctggctggaGCAGGTGGGGGCCTACAGTGACCACTGGAGGGGTGCCAGGAAAGGGACCCCTCCCCCTACACCATCCCCACACACCTGTGACCATTCCTGAAATTGCACCATGCACATTCATTCTTGGAGGATGAGAAATTGCGTCTCTTAAAATGTTTCCACCCACAGGAGAGGTAATACATTAAGCTGTTATCAGTCATCTACACCTTAATGTGAATTAGTTGATCAGTCTTGGAATGCTACACCTGGAATGAGGCCTAGTTCAGCCCCTTTTTTACAAGTCAGGAAGCCCAGAGCGGGAGGTGACTGACTTAAGGTAAGGCAGCAAGGTGGTGACCAGGCCAAGGGCAGGAAGAGCCCAAAGGGATGGAAGGTAAACAGGTGACTGGGGGATGAGGGAAACCGCAATGTGATCGAGACGAGTGGGGGCACCTTCAAGCATTCATTCCACAGACTAACACAGAGCAGCATCAAGGTTTCCCCCAAGAGAAGGGCCGCTCTCCACCCTAGAGCATGAAATGTCTTTGAAGTCTCCTGtttaatcttaaaattcattCACATGCAACATTCTACTCCCTAATATATAGTAATTTGTTTTCACGTCAACATAATTGTGAGATTTATTGAGTGAGATACCACTTTCCATTTACCAGAAAGGCTGAGATCAAAGTTTGTGGTTCTGGAGACAGGACTGGGACGGCTGCGATGGGAATGTGGAGACCTCTCACTGCATGCCCTTCCCTACCTTTTTAAACTTTGTGCCATCTGCAAACATTACCTagtcaaaaaattaataaaatacttaaaaatatgagTTGGTTAGGACATGGGGAAATAGGCATTCTTGTTCTGACAGGAGGTGGTGTGGACAGAAACTTCTGTATGTTGGACAATAGTGATATTTATCCAAATGTTAAACAGGCACACCTTTTACCCAGTGATATCTGGTCTAGTCTAGGAACTTCACCCACACCTGGGGGAAACGACACCCAAGTCTGTTCACCACTGCATGATTTGTGCTGATCCTGAGAGGCTGGCCTGAGCATCTAACCCTCTTTGAAGACTATGCTGACTCTGAACAAAGACCAGAAGCTAGACTTCCTGTCTGGCGATCTTCTCCAAccacctctcttttttttttgagacagagtcttgctctgtctcccaggctggaatgcagtggtgtaattttggctcactgcaacctgcgcctcccagttcaagcgattctcgtgcctcagcctcccaagtaggtgggatacaggcacgtgccaccacacccaactaatttttatgtttttagtagaaacagggtttcgccatgttggccaggctggtctcaaactcctggcctcaggtgatccacctgcctcggcctctcaaagtgctgggattacaggcatgagccaccacgcccagccaccaaCCACCTCTTGTTAAATAAcaactgggctgggtgtggtggctcccctgtaatcccagcactttgggagactgaggtgggaggattgcttgaggccaggagttcaagaccagcctcggcaacatagcaagaccccatctctacaaaaaaaaattttaaacatagctgagcatggtggcatgcacctgtagtcccagctattcaggaagctgaggtgggaggatcacttgagcccaggaggtcgcggctgcagtgagccatgattgtgtcactgcactcaccctgggcgacagattgagaTCTTGtcgcaaaaaaagacaaaaacaacacatGCCTACAGAGTGCTCGATTCGTGCCCGGCTCTGTTACATAGACTAAACCCTTTCAGTTTTCACAACTTCATGAATTAACTACTATTATCATCAGCCATGTGTGATAGATGAGAATATTAGGGCCTATTAGTGCtaaccttgcccaaggtcacacgtgCTAACCAAGCAAGTGGCAGAGAGTGGATTAATACCAGGGCCCATGCTCTAAATCGCTGCACCACACTGCTTCTCCACACAATGGATGGAACATGCAAGCATATtaaccaccatttattaaatacctctTATTTGCTAAGCCACTGTGCAAGTTACTTCGCAGTGTTTTACACAAGGCCATCTCTATAGCCAGTCCTGTGTTGATTGCagaatgggggtggggagtgccattgaggaaactgaagaaaacaCAAGAGACTATTCCCACCTTTAAGAAGCTGACGATATGTGGCCAAGTGCTCCAAGAGCACTTGGAATATTGCGGCTCCAAGAGCCAcaatagtggctcacgcctctaatcccagcactttgggagaccgaggcgggctaatcacctgagatcaggagttcaagacaagcctagccaacacggtgaaaccccatctctactaaaaatccgaaaataagccgggtgtggtggtgcccgtaatcccagctactcagaaggctgaagtaggagaatcatttgaacctgggacgcagaggttgcagtgagccgagatcgcggcactgcactccagcctgggcaacagagagagactccgtctcaaaaaaaaaaaaaagaagttgacaATATGTGTAAGATGACAACAAGCTTTCCATTTGTGCAACACCTCACAGTTTTCAAAGTcctttcattatctcatttaatcttcttcaCAATCCTGCCAAATAATTTTCATGATCTCTGCTCCAgaatgaggaaaccaaagctttCCAAGTCACAAGGGTCTGCCCCCAAGATCATCTAACCAGCCAGGGAAGAGCTGGAACTTGACCTCAGGTCTCAtgattcccccccccccccccccccccccaccaaagaGGAATGGCACACTACCAAGACAGCCCAGCTCAGTGGTTTGTAACCTGCCCCAGCATGAAGACCCCTTGTTCCCTTTGGAAATGACTGCAGCCCTGCAAAGGAGAGAAGCTGTTATTCTGGGCTTTGGTAAACGGGGAAAATTCATAGTGACAAAAAACAATCAGGCCTTCAGCACAGCTGAAAAGGAGTAGCAGAGTTATGCACCAGACATTACTTACACAGTTGGCAGATAGTATTTGGAGTTCAAATAGACATAGAGCTTCTTGGAATAATTCTGCAGCCCACAGGCAGTAACGACTGGCTGGGCCTATACTACCAAAGTAGTTCAGAGAAGGCACCATCTCTAAAATCTGTGTTCTTGACCAGGGCGTGGGGGTAGAGGGGTATGGGGGCATTTAAATTCAATGAGGTTGGCAAAAATCAGGACTGAAGAAATAGTGGGAGCAAAGGAGCTTGGCTGAGGGAGACAGGTGTATGGAGAGACCCAAAGGATATATGGGTGTATGTGTATTTCTTTTGCAGAGAAGGGTTGATTCTAGATGCCCAATGGCCATTTGAACAGTTAGAGTAAGAGGGGGACTGGGAGTGGAGAGAGTGGTCTAGAGACGAGATAATGCTGGTCAAAATCCCTTATCTGATGCCTTTGGGTCAGATGTGTTTTGTAACGCAGAGTCTTTCGGATTTTAGAAAAGGAACACAGTGCCATGCCACATATTTTGCAATGCCCCCAGCAGAATCTGGGATGTCATCAAATACTTTAAACAAATACTTTAATATTCCTGCAAAAAAGTACGTGGAAAATTCACACTAGGTGGGAATAAAAAAAACTCAGGTTTtgtctgggtgctgtggctcaagcctgtaatcccagcactttgggaggccgaggcaggcggattgcctgaggtcaggagttcaagacaagcctggccaacatggtgaaaccccatctctacaaaaatacaaaaattagccaggcatgatagcgagtgcctgcaatcccagctagtcaggaggctgaggcaggagaatcgcttaaacccaggaggcagaagttgcagtaagccgagatcgtgccattgcactctccagcctgggtgacagagtgagactcaaaactCAGGTTTTGTTGCCAAATGTGTTTCGTTTTCAGAGCTTTTAGGTGTTTGGAGTTGTAGATGAGATATTGTGaacttaaaaattgaataaatgttaCTTTTGGCTTGTTTGCATTCTAAGCTGATtgacatgcattatctcatttaatcctatgtCAACACTATGAGGTTATTATTCTCAATTACCAATGGAGAGAACTGAGGTTAAGAGAtgttgagtgacttgcccaaagtcactcagCTGGTCAGTGGCAGAGTGGGGACCAGATCCCAAGTCCCTGAGATTCCAAAGCAAATTCTATCTGCCTAGGGAGAAGCCCATTCTGCCAACCTTACAATTTTGTCTAGGTCAACCACTCTTAAGAAGTGAAATTATCCATcaaggaacaaaaagaacaacTGAAGTCCCAGCTTGTGGTAGTGAGTTCTCACCTATCACTTTTAAGTATTTTGGATGGCCGCCCTCTACACCATACCATTTCCCAGTGCACCATGTCCCAGCTGAACAAAACAGGCAGCCACTCCACGCCCTGAGCCTGTAAAGATGCCTGGTGATCACTAATTTTTCACTTTCCAGAATCTGCTCAAGGCAGTGCAGTGCAGCAGTTAAGCACATGGATGTTAGAGTATGGAGGACACATCCCAGCTCTGCAACTCACCAGCTGTGCAACCCTGCAAGACATTACACCTCTCAGGGCTTTGGTTCCCTTTCCTGTAAGATAcggtattggctgggcacagtggctcacgcctgtaccccagcactttgggagactgaggtgggtagatcatgaggtcaagagtttgagaccagcctggtcaatatggtgagactctgtctgtactaaaaatacaaaaattagccaggtttggtggtgggtgcctgtaatctcagctattcgggaggctgagaaggagaattgcttgaacctgagaggtagaggttgccatgagctgagatgccactgcactccagcctgggcaacagagtgagaatttgtctcaaaaaaaaaaaaaaaaaaaaaaagccgggcgtggtggctcacacctgtaatcccagcactttgggaggtcaaggtggcggttcatgaggtcaggagatcgagagtgaaaacccgtctctactaaaaatacagaaaattagccgggcgtggtggcaggcgcctgtagtcccagctactcgggaggctgaggcaggagaatggcgtgaacctgggaggtggagcttgcagtgagccgagatcacgccactgcactccagcctgggcaacagagcaagactccgtctcaacaaaaaaacaaaaaaacaaaaacaaaaaaacacctgccTTAttgctgttgtgaagattaagtgaatgAATATACATTAAGTCCTGAGAAAAAAGCTGTCCTAGAATAAGCACTTGATGTTGTGCCTATGAAAGAGTCTTTTCTGCGCCCAACCAACCACCCCCTTCTCTACCCTGCACACTGGCCATCAGAGCTCTTGTACCACCTTTCCCCCACTTATTTGTCTGCTCCGACACCCaggacagagtgcagtggcatgatcatgctcactgcagtctcaacctcacGGGCtaaagtgatcttctcaccttagcctcctgagtgtctgagactacaggtgcacaccaccccacctagctaatatttttattttttgcagagacaaggtctccctgtactgtccaggctgctctctaactcctgggctcaagcaatcctcaggcctcagcctcccaaaatgttgggatacAGGCCtaagccatggcacccagcctgtATCTGTTTTTTGCTAATAAACTAACATATTGTAAGGAGGAGTTGTGCTGTACTCAGTTCTGTCCCAGCACTCAACACAATGCCGGGCACACCATAGGCACTCATTTACTGCTgaaggaacaaatgaatgaatgggctaTGCCTGCAAatgcttataattttattatggAGAAAGTcatcaatttgaaaataaataatatgattcTCATTTTCCACAGGCATATCATAAAATCCTATTTCTTGTAAAGCTGTAGGAAAGGGGGTTGGCAAAAATCACATAAGTTGCAATCCCAAGACACCATGGAGTTGACGGTATGCTGGGTGATGGGTTGTGCCCATGTGAAAAATAGCTGCAGTGCACATGCCAGCCACGGGACAGTCAGTGCCTCTGGGAGTCTGGAGATGGGAGAGGGCAGAACAATATGAAATGACTCACAAATGTGCATGTCATCCTTGCTCAAGGTAAAATAGGACTGTTGGGTAACAATAGGAACCATGTCACAAGGCAACACAAGCCAAGTGCATGCCTTTGAGTGATGGGCACAGCCATGGGTGTGGGGTTCAGAGGATGGAAAGCCCCCTTCCCCAGGATGCTTTCTTCCTCAATTGCTTTCTTCCAAATCAAAATCTCATGTGAAgccagtggttcacacctgtaaacccagcattttgggaggccaatttGGGCacaatcacttgagctcaggagttcgagaccagcctgggcaacatggtgaaaccccatctctactaaaaatacaaaaaattagctgggcctggtggtgcgcgcctgtggtcccagttactcaggaggctgaggtggatcacttgagcctgggaggcggaggttgtggtgagccaagatggtgccacttcactccagcctgggtgacagagtgagaccccatctcaaaaaacaaaaaacaactcatgTCGTTGGTGGTACACAACTGTagaactgtagtcctagctactacaGAGGCTCAGgatggagaatcgcttgagaccaggagttcaagcaagaccttgtctaaaaaaggaaaaacaggccaggtgtggtggctcacgcctgtaattccagcactctgggaggctgaggtgggcagatcacctgaggtcaggagttcgagaccagcctggccaacatggtaaaactctgtctctactaaaaatacaaaaattagctaggcgtaatTGTGCACaactatcatcccagctacttgagaggctgaggcaggagacttgcttgaacctaggagacggaggttgcagtgagccgagattatgccattgtgctctagcctgggcgacagagcgagactccatctcaaaaaaaaaaaaaaagactgggcgcagtggctcactcctgtaatcccagcactttgggaggctgaggcgggggatcacaaggtcaggagatcaagaccatcctggccaacatggggaaaccccgtctttactaaaaatacaaaaattagccaggtgtggcagcacgtgcctgtagtcccagctactccggagattgaggcagcagaattgattgaaccccagaggcggaggctgcagtgagccgagatcgggccactgcactccagcctgggcgacacagcgagactccatctcaaaaaaaaaaagaaaaagaaaaagaaaaaaaaatctcatgtggGTGCATCTGATCGGTGGAACTTAGGTCACCTGCTTACATGTTAGTTGCAAGGACATCTGGGAAGGTCAATTTCTGGCCTTTACTTTGGGGAAGTGGGATTTATGATGTGGGAAAAACCCAAAATAGGAAAGTTGATCAAAAAATGCTGGTGACTGTAGGCACGGCAAACGCCCCCTACATAtggtttaggatttttttctcataaatacaGAATGATACTAATTTAATCATTCTCTGAACCTCCAGTgcctagctcagtgcctggcagacAGCAGGAACTCAATAcactagaaaggaaaggaagagggaggagagagagattgCACATTTACATGCTGCCTTACCAAGCAAGGTTGAATGAAGACTTGCTGTTTGGGTACATAGGACTCCCAAGGCCCCTTAGGAATTTGAAGGAAGGGGACTCCCTTGCACATACATGCTTAAGTCACACCTGTAAGCTCTGGCGTACAGCGTCCGGACCACATGAAACGCTCGATATGTCCTGAGTAGTCGTCCACTTTCTCTGTAGCCCACCTGTTTGCTTACTGTCGCTCAGGCTGTCACTGAATCTCCTCCCCTCCCTAGTCCCAGGAGAGGTTTTACTAGTCTCTGAAGGCCAATCTAAAACAGTTGTTGCAAAGGCAACGCCAGAGGCCTCCCAGGGTGATGACTATGTTGACAAAGATCACTGGCACCTAAATTCAAGCAGGtctgtgaaactctgtcttgttctttttttttttttttctttttgatatggtgtctcactctgtcgcccaggctggagtgcagcggcgcgatctcggctcactgcaagctctgcctcccgggttcacaccattctcctgcctcagcctcctgagtaactgggactacaggcgcccgccactatgctcagctaatttttttgtatttttaatagagacggggtttcaccgtgttagccaagatggtctccatctcctgacctcgtgatccgcccacctcggcctcccaaagtgctgggattacaggcgtgagccactgcgcctggactgtCTCGTTCTTCATGGTCAAGGTGGGCCATGACAATGATAACATAGGTCCTGCCTCTTAAAGTTTATATTGTAGTTTAATTGGTGAGCACACACACGCTTAAATGATGAGGCAGCTCTCTGGGTGCCAAATGAAATAGGAAAAAGCAAATGCTCCCAAGGTTTAAGGAAGACCAGGTTGGCATAGCTGAGCTGATGAGAAAAGGTGCTGGAAAGACGGGGGGCTGTTAAGGGATGAAGTAGTTAGAGTACATGGGAGCTGTGGCAAACCTGCATTCTTCCCTAACCCTTCCAAACCAGGTCAGATCCCGGTAGCATCACCACGGTACCCTTCATATCAAGGCTGAATTTCATTTCGGTGATTATCTGATCCGGTGTCTGCCTCCTCCATTTTACAAAGATCTTGCCATTGTGCCCCAGGACAGCGATAGGTGGGCAGAGGCCAGTGAGGACCAGGTCAGGGCGAGGCTGCTGGGAGGGAGAGGCTGAGCCGATCACAAAGACAGTCTGCGgctttcctcctccccctcccccagggaGGAGCAGCTGATGGGTTTCAGGAGTGTTCCAATCCAATTAGcgccctccctcccctccacggTGGCCCAAGCCACCACTCCCTTCCCCGAGGTGGAgactgggtggggagggggtgctgaGGAGGTCTGAACATCCTGACCCAGCTCCTCGTGGCAGCACAGCTGGCTCGCTGCTACTGAGCTCAAGGCTGCTATGACAGCGCTCGTTTCCAGGCGACTGTTCTGGGGAATGCTCTGTTTTGGCAACCAGAGGGCCCCCGGGTAAGGGGGGCCCGCAGGACGCCGCGTCATTTGCATGGCAACCTCCTCCCTCCCCGAGCTACTCGCTGCGCTGCGGCAGGCGGGCAGCCTGGCCCGGCCGCCCCGGCCCCTCGCCCTCCGCCCAGGCCCGCCTTGCGGCTCCGGCGCGGCGCTGTCACCGCCTTCTCCacaccgggaggcggaggctgcacgCAGAGCTAGGGCATTTCCGGAAAGGCTGGTGCCCTAGGGAAGTGGGGAAATGATGCTTGGGGACAAAACACTGAAATGGGGGaggggaaatgaaataaaatctttccaaGCCAGAGTCAAAGTCACATGGCTTGGTAGCATCAAAATGCATTCTGGATAGCAGGGTTGGCTcacaaaatgtttatttaggTGAACCCACAGCTAAGCCCTAGGAGATACTCAGAAAATTTCTTTTGGATCATTacactgcatgtgtgtgtgaatttgggaatgggaaaaaatatttcttacctAGGGAAATAAGGCAGTGATATTcttaggaaatattttcaaattcttgcAGGGGGACTTGGTGAcattgtattttctgaatttgttggAAGAAAccgaaagagaaaataaattcctgggAGCCTCCCTTCTCTCCTGCATATACCCACCCCACCCAAACCACACACACCAGCACAAGTCCATGATGCCAACTGGGATACCAGGGCTGTGACATGTGGACCAACATTAACTGCCCAAGGACACATGCCCTGGGCTGGAACCCGAGTGGGGGTTGGGCAGGGGCAGGTCACCCCAGCTGAGCGATCACATTTCCCTGGCAGCTGTCCAAGGGGCAGCTCCCAGCTGCACCTGTTTGTGGGGTGATTTGCTTTTATCAGTATTGACACAGCAGCAGGGCCAGGGAATAGCatagtaataaataaatgagagagggaaaaaaaataaaaaaaggccggAGCCACCGAGGCGAGGCAAAAATGCTGAGGTCTTTTTTTGCTTGTATGTCAGCGCATTCAATCCAGTTTCCCCACCCCTGAAATCTCTGAGGATCACAGAGCAGGCTTGGCATGGGAACTCTGGGTCTTAAAGAGatagaattttagaatcagaggCATCTTAAGATCCTTTTGTGCTAGGCGTCCCTAACCAGCAGATCTCAGGGTTACTTGCTACCCTCACCTGCCCCTACTGTTTGTCAGGAACCTCAGCAGGAAGGgagtttcttcctctctctgccaACTTTAGCATCAGGGAAGTAGAATAATTCAAGTGGA
This region includes:
- the LOC101136134 gene encoding large ribosomal subunit protein uL11-like; translated protein: MWPKFDPTEIKVVYLRCTGGEVGAMSALGPKIGPLDLSPKKSGDDIAKAMGDWKGLRITVKLTIENRQAQIEVVPSASALIIKALKEPPRDRKKQKNIQHNGNITFDEIVNVAPQMRHRSLARDLTGTIKEILGTAQSVGCNVDGRHPHDIIDDINSGAVECPAS